A single Sylvia atricapilla isolate bSylAtr1 chromosome 11, bSylAtr1.pri, whole genome shotgun sequence DNA region contains:
- the THOC7 gene encoding THO complex subunit 7 homolog, translating into MGAVTDDEVIRKRLLIDGDGAGDDRRINLLVKSFIKWCNSGSQEEGYSQYQRMLSTLSQCEFSMGKTLLVYDMNLREMENYEKIYKDIENSIAAAHEKISECKKQILQAKRIRKNRQEYDALAKVIQHHPDRHETLKQLEALGKELQNLSHIKENVEDKLELRRKQFHVLLSTIHELQQTLENDEKLSEAEESQETQMEAEAKQ; encoded by the exons ATGGGGGCCGTGACCGACG atgaAGTTATCCGCAAGCGGCTGCTGATCGATGGCGATGGAGCTGGTGATGACAGGCGGATCAATTTGCTGGTGAAGAGTTTCATTAAGTGGTGTAATTCCGGATCTCAGGAGGAAGG GTACAGCCAGTACCAACGAATGCTGAGTACTTTATCACAGTGTGAATTTTCAATGGGAAAAACTCTTCTGGTGTATGACATGAACCTGAGAGAGatggaaaattatgaaaaaatctATAAGGATATAG aaaatagtatAGCTGCAGCCCATGAGAAAATATCTGAATGcaaaaaacaaatcctgcaAGCAAAAAGGATTCGAAAAAATCGCCAGG AATATGATGCATTGGCCAAAGTCATCCAGCATCACCCTGACAGACATGAAACACTGAA GCAGCTAGAGGCTTTGGGAAAAGAACTGCAAAATCTTTCTCACATTAAAGAAAACGTTGAAGATAAG TTGGAGCTGAGAAGGAAGCAGTTCCATGTTCTCCTGAGCACCATCCATGAACTTCAGCAAACCCTGGAGA ATGATGAAAAGCTTTCAGAAGCTGAGGAATCCCAAGAAACTCAGATGGAAGCAGAGGCCAAGCAGTAG